A window of the Dictyostelium discoideum AX4 chromosome 4 chromosome, whole genome shotgun sequence genome harbors these coding sequences:
- the rfc1 gene encoding replication factor C subunit, producing the protein MAKKANKEQSPKKTSPTSSQGSTATKKKTKTSEPAGTDIRNFFAVIKPSTSGENVKNDLFSKAKEDSNKEFSLSDKENDDVKIISNKKDTTNNDKKKPSENKSPKKKEPSKSIDLTSDEDKSSSEEDKKKPSSSSSKKKPSSSSSSLPNKKKSTLKRLKKKRDDSSSSSSSSESDFDSGSDLDIESIDQKPKTITKKKNLKRKSKPDSSSSSEDETKHQKDKKIKLKTPEKKIEEPEKKVEIPSSTSSISSSQKKIVYSFEDSEDSDADKPIPPSKKPSAVVVNAPSTKTFEKKKENTDIPPSPSKTKETTSTTTDTKPIKSPSKSNKSTTPTTTTPITTEKKKIAQLEFESPIVSITAIDTEKKKDGNKDNKNKEKDKDSSPFDEMEIEESKSKTIMPNNNNNNKSKESSSSTTNSKNNTSMNDDLIFDDFAFSPIKSGSNKTTPSKSTSSPSKETTPIKTRSKTVESKFDDDSIFDSPDKKTTTTTASNTKTKTPPSKKDKFNHDIIFEESDTPLNRAIEDSIVKRSLSGLNNIDKDSKTTTTTTTEKKQKLKSDPFDTETEEETEDEGDEPLYKQQSSSFGSGSINPTATPTTPTKKPAATSTNATPTKKPNPFMYMNGRPTPPNKGSKPRPQGKENCLRGKVFLVSGVMDCFERDEMHDIIKRWGGKVAKSAVKLLNYLVSGKDVGEKKLEGAKKVGAKIITEDEFLEMINKTLPKPVSTTETTHISLPTPTPTPTPTPASSSSSSTTTTTTTTTTTTNSTGIKGPSLPVRSGSGGSSTGIKGPSLPVRSGSGGTTSSSPPLTFTSSPPTSTTTATTTTTSSPPISMASVIVPKSISTIPKGHDILWVEKYRPKVIEDIVGNPGIFQEFGKWLDQWNSTAPRDASKKNAVLLSGPPGIGKTSAALLICKQKGFEAIELNASDARSKSEIKRLLSGVSDNQNITKFFGTTNQDTGKDVQANKKIKTAIILDEIDGSSGNSDRGGIAEIIGLIKKSKMPFICLCNDYYSSKVTSLRNHCMDLKLRKPTLNQVSSRLLAIAKHEGMKVSSYMIEKVYTSSHSDIRQSINTLQMMSRSKRDYNNDNVTQSLQEKDFDISPFTAAELILREDNSNINKKLDYFFSDFSLVPLIIQENYLKTRPYGGGSQSKYNDCELISMAADALSDSDQFGRAIGKEMAWNLLPTYGVTSCIIPSGYIRGSPPMPLSFPSYLGKYSNASKQQRFVRELQLHMRSTSNTFVNRDETRLYYVPMLKHHLIQPLVQDDNDGIENVINVMDEYGLTEDDRNNIIELSTWGKEDPLKDVKTQVKSAFTRKFRSTSHAIYDVSLLSSKGSGGGGTNIAEGYEEVEGESQNQIEEEDEETEEKDSLPNLVKKSSVKSKSDTKPKSTKSKSTTTKSKKK; encoded by the exons ATGGCAAAAAAAGCAAATAAAGAACAATCACCAAAAAAAACTTCACCTACATCATCACAAGGCTCGACTGcgacaaagaaaaaaacgaAAACATCTGAACCAGCAGGAACT gATATTAGAAATTTCTTTGCAGTAATTAAACCATCAACTAGTGgtgaaaatgttaaaaatgatttatttagcAAAGCAAAAGAGGATagtaataaagaattttcaTTGTCAGAcaaagaaaatgatgatgttaAAATCATTAGCAACAAAAAAGATACAACTAACAATGATAAAAAGAAGCCATCAGAAAATAAATCACCTAAAAAGAAAGAACCATCAAAATCTATTGATTTAACTTCTGATGAAGATAAAAGTTCAAGTGAAGAAGATAAAAAGAaaccatcttcatcttcttctaaaaagaaaccatcatcttcatcttcttctttaccaaataaaaaaaaatcaacattaaaaagattaaagaaaaaaagagatgattcttcatcatcatcatcatcatcagagtCAGATTTTGATTCAGGTTCAGATTTAGATATAGAATCAATAGACCAAAAACCAAAAAcgataacaaaaaaaaagaatttaaaaagaaaatcaaaaccaGATTCATCCTCGTCAAGTGAGGATGAAACTAAACATCAAAAAGataagaaaattaaattaaaaacacctgaaaaaaaaatagaagaACCTGAAAAGAAAGTAGAAATACCAtcatcaacttcatcaatatcatctTCTCAAAAGAAAATTGTTTATTCATTTGAAGATTCAGAAGATTCAGATGCTGATAAACCGATTCCACCTTCTAAAAAACCTTCAGCAGTAGTTGTAAATGCACCCTCAACAAAAAcatttgaaaagaaaaaagaaaatactgatataccaccatcaccatcaaaaacaaaagaaacaacttcaacaactacTGATACAAAACCCATAAAATCACCaagtaaatcaaataaaagtacaacaccaacaacaacaacaccaataacaacagaaaagaaaaaaatagcACAACTTGAATTTGAATCACCAATAGTTTCAATAACAGCAATTGATacagaaaagaaaaaagatggtaataaagataataaaaataaggaaaaagataaagattcATCACCATTTGATGAAATGGAAATTGAGGAATCAAAATCCAAAACCATTAtgccaaataataataataataataaatcaaaagaatcaTCAAGTTCAACTacaaatagtaaaaataatacatcaatgaatgatgatttaatatttgatgattttgcgttttcaccaattaaatcaGGTTCAAATAAAACAACTCCATCTAAATCAACCTCTTCTCCATCTAAAGAAACTacaccaattaaaacaagATCAAAAACTGTTGAATctaaatttgatgatgattcaatATTTGATTCTCCTGATAAAAAAACTACAACTACCACTGCCTCTAATACAAAAACTAAAACACCTCCATCAAAGAAAGATAAATTCAATCATGATATTATTTTCGAGGAAAGTGATACACCACTTAATCGTGCTATTGAAGATTCTATTGTAAAGAGATCATTGTCAGgcttaaataatattgataaagattcaaaaactacaacaacaacaacaacagaaaaaaaacaaaaactaaaatcaGACCCATTTGATACTGAAACCGAAGAAGAAACAGAAGATGAAGGTGATGAACCATTATATAaacaacaatcatcatcatttggaAGTGGTTCAATTAATCCAACCGCCACACCAACTACACCAACAAAGAAACCAGCAGCCACATCAACAAATGCAACACCAACTAAAAAACCAAATCCATTTATGTACATGAATGGAagaccaacaccaccaaatAAAGGTTCAAAACCAAGACCTCAGGGTAAAGAAAATTGTCTTAGAGGTAAAGTATTTTTGGTTAGTGGTGTAATGGATTGTTTTGAAAGAGATGAAATGCATGATATCATTAAAAGATGGGGTGGAAAAGTTGCAAAATCTGCCGTTAAACTTTTGAACTATTTAGTTAGTGGTAAAGATGTTGGTGAAAAGAAGTTAGAGGGTGCTAAAAAAGTTGGTGCTAAAATTATTACTGAAGATGAATTTTTAGAAATGATCAATAAAACTTTACCAAAACCAGTTTCGACAACTGAAACTACTCATATTTCCTTACCAACTCCAACTCCAACTCCAACTCCAACCCcagcatcatcatcatcatcatcaactactactactactactactactactactactacaaatTCCACAGGAATAAAGGGACCATCATTACCAGTGAGATCTGGTAGTGGTGGAAGTTCAACAGGAATTAAAGGACCATCATTACCTGTGAGATCTGGTAGTGGTGGAAcgacatcatcatcaccaccttTAACTTTTACGTCATCACCTCCAACTTCAACAACCAccgcaacaacaacaacaacatcatcaccaccaattaGTATGGCTTCGGTAATTGTgccaaaatcaatttcaacaataCCAAAAGGACATGATATTTTATGGGTAGAAAAATATAGACCAAAAGTAATTGAAGATATAGTTGGTAATCCAGGTATTTTCCAAGAGTTTGGTAAATGGTTAGATCAATGGAACTCTACAGCACCAAGAGATGCAAGTAAAAAGAATGCAGTTTTATTATCAGGACCACCAGGTATTGGTAAAACTTCAGCagctttattaatttgtaagCAAAAAGGCTTTGAAGCAATTGAATTGAATGCAAGTGATGCAAGAAGTAAATCAGAgattaaaagattattatcTGGTGTATCAGATAATCAAAACATTACCAAATTCTTTGGTACAACCAATCAAGACACTGGTAAAGATGTACAAGCcaataaaaagattaaaactGCCATTATTTTAGATGAAATCGATGGTTCAAGTGGTAACTCAGATCGTGGTGGTATTGCAGAGATCATTGGTTTAATTAAGAAATCAAAGATGCCATTCATTTGTTTATGTAATGATTACTATAGTTCAAAGGTAACCTCTTTGAGAAACCATTGTATGGATTTGAAATTAAGGAAACCAACACTCAATCAAGTCTCCTCAAGATTATTGGCAATTGCAAAACATGAAGGTATGAAAGTGTCCTCCTATATGATCGAAAAAGTTTATACTTCAAGTCATTCAGATATTAGACAATCTATAAATACCCTTCAAATGATGTCTCGTTCAAAGAGAGATTATAACAATGACAATGTCACTCAAAGCCTTCAAGAGAAAGATTTCGATATCTCTCCATTCACAGCCGCTGAATTAATCCTTCGTGaagataatagtaatatcaATAAGAAATTGGATTATTTCTTCTCTGATTTCTCTTTGGTaccattaataattcaagAGAACTATTTAAAAACTAGACCttatggtggtggtagtcaATCAAAATATAATGATTGTGAATTGATTTCAATGGCCGCCGATGCATTAAGTGATTCCGATCAATTTGGAAGAGCCATAGGTAAGGAAATGGCTTGGAATTTATTACCAACTTATGGTGTCACCTCTTGTATTATTCCATCGGGTTATATTAGAGGTAGTCCACCAATGCCATTGTCTTTCCCTTCTTACCTTGGTAAATATTCAAATGCTTCAAAACAACAACGTTTCGTTAGAGAATTACAATTACATATGAGATCAACCAGTAATACATTTGTAAATCGTGATGAAACTAGACTTTACTATGTACCAATGTTAAAACATCATTTAATTCAACCTTTGGTTcaagatgataatgatggt